A window of the Plasmodium vivax chromosome 12, whole genome shotgun sequence genome harbors these coding sequences:
- a CDS encoding hypothetical protein, conserved (encoded by transcript PVX_118275A): MSPEPFNEVDFIEKHYNFRKPEGGATLDENEQNKLIQLLTICKNKIEGGVEEREAELNNYIKALKILIFYIPHNDSIKKKITERKTYQSLFLGRQNYADDVNSVSGNRSSDPEGEKTTGNVSPYADMDKYELIFLINLVTHNENSWEIFAFLYPFYFYHIIMNQLNKDYIFMLLNNFIINERTYEQLCTVEDFSFVLFLSLWDFLKKIKKKATICNYFYIFIENSLKNENKLFLHILQNMKLLYVDFYAHTEKMNENVIFFFKKGIVARKCKIAHRGENKNYLLKYIALMFKLIYEAVYNILDEKNLESEQICKYQNVYKNTVEHIRESLTYINDINYFDNFQETHIELYHKNVLFMDMFVYHKKKFSLENFKLILFISNIFSDRYEELDYLTCTEKKNFVDIIFTYLKTILRVRSEHFKKKEEMLYHKFVLNRYILSFVANFSANPEVSNYIKQINGLDVLRKFMYIDDRDTCLAEYSILAIKHIKENENLDDL; the protein is encoded by the exons ATGTCGCCGGAGCCGTTCAATGAAGTGGACTTCATCGAGAAGCATTACAACTTCAGGAAGCCAGAGGGAGGAGCCACACTAGACGAGAATGAACAGAACAAACTTATCCAATTATTGACAATATGCAAAAACAAAATCGAGGGAGGAGTAGAAGAGCGTGAAGCGGAGCTGAACAACTACATAAAGGCGCTGAAAATTCTCATCTTTTACATCCCACATAACGATtcgattaaaaaaaagataacggaaaggaaaacataCCAGAGTTTATTTTTAGGGAGGCAAAATTATGCTGACGATGTGAATAGCGTAAGCGGAAATCGAAGTAGTGACCCGGAAGGAGAGAAAACAACTGGAAATGTCTCCCCATATGCAGACATGGACAAGTAcgaattaatatttttaatcaaTTTAGTAACCCACAATGAAAACAGCTGggaaatatttgcatttctgtaccccttttatttttatcatattatcATGAATCAGCTTAATAAggattacatttttatgctgctgaacaattttataataaacgAGAGAACGTATGAGCAGCTTTGCACAGTGGAAGATTTTtcctttgttctttttttgtccctttgggattttttaaaaaaaattaaaaagaaggcaacCATCTGTAActacttttatatatttattgagAATTccttgaaaaatgaaaataagttatttttacacattttgcaaaatatgaaattgttGTATGTTGATTTTTACGCGCACacggaaaaaatgaacgaaaatgtgattttttttttcaagaaaGGCATTGTAGCGAGGAAGTGCAAAATTGCTCACcggggggagaacaaaaattatttactcAAATACATCGCATTGATGTTTAAGCTCATTTACGAAGCAGTGTACAACATCCTTGATGAAAAAAACTTGGAATCagaacaaatttgcaaataCCAAAATGTGTACAAAAATACCGTTGAGCATATAAGGGAAAGTCTAACGTACATAAATGACATAAACTATTTTGACAACTTCCAAGAAACGCACATCGAATTGTATCACAAAAATGTTCTGTTCATGGATATGTTCgtatatcataaaaaaaaattcagtttGGAAAACTTCAAgctaattttattcatttccaACATTTTTAGTGACCGTTATGAAGAACTGGATTACCTGACttgtacagaaaaaaaaaacttcgttgacattatttttacgtaCTTAAAAACGATTTTGCGAGTGCGAAGTGaacattttaagaaaaaggaggaaatgcTTTAccataaatttgttttaaacaGATACATCCTTAGCTTCGTGGCCAACTTTTCCGCAAATCCAGAGGTGTCCAATTATATCAAACAGATTAACG GCCTTGACGTTTTGAGAAAATTCATGTACATTGACGATAGGGACACTTGTCTAGCGGAATATTCCATTTTG GCCATTAAACACAtcaaggaaaatgaaaacttgGACGATTTATAA